The Xanthomonas sontii genomic sequence GGGGCTGGGCGAAAGCCTGCCGAAGGCCCGGAACCTCGCGCTGGATCCGGCGTGGCGGATCTATGAGTTCTCGCGCGACGGTGTGACCTACCTGCAGATCAACGATGTGGCGGGCACGGTGCGAGCAGCCGTGGGCCGGGTGAACGACACGCTGTGGGTGTTGCCCATGGGTGCGGACGTCGCACGCGTGACCTTGCCGGCCAAGGGCACGGGCACCAGCGGGTCTGTGGTGTACCAGACCTCGGGCTTCGTCGTGCGCTTGGTGCCAGGCGGCAACGGCGGCGACTCCTGGCAGATCAGCGCCGCAGACTGAGGCCTTCGCCCACCGACTCCGAAACGAGAAAGCTGAGGCAGTACGCATGACGGCGCCGGCAGGTGCCGCCATGCACTTTGAGCCGGGCGGCCAACTCCCAGTCCGCGTCGTGGACCACGGTACGCCCTCGTTCCAACGGGGACGCGTCGGCGACGACGCAGAGCACGATGCCCTGGCCACCACCCGCGCGCCAGACCCTGCCCTTGATGAGATGGCGCTTCGCGGGTGGCAGTGTTTCGATCACGTTGAGCGCGCATCGGTACGCGACAAGCTGCAGCCCGAGAGAAAGCTGCATGGGATCGCCCCGCAGGCGGCATTGGAACTCGGTATCGCAGAGATTGCTCATCGCGACCGATCGCAGGATGGCGTACAGCCCATGCGTCTCGATGCCGAGCGGGTACAGCGCGGTGACGTACTCGTCGAGCAACTGGGCCTGGATCACGCCCGTGCGCGTCATCTCCATGGCCGCGGCGTGCTGTCCCCGCGAGCGGAGGTGGGCGACGATGTCCGTGCGCAGCTTGTTGATGTGGACGGTGATGTCGCTGTACTCCACCACCCGGCGTCGCAGCGTGCGTTCCGCCTGCAGATAACTCGCCTGCGCGATCTGCCAGGCCTCCTGACGCTGGTGGCGGAAGTAGCTGGCGTGCTCGAAGGCCGCGGACAACCGGGACCCGAATACGAACAGGCCGGTGGCCGCAGCCGCGAGCGCGATCTGCACGCGGAATGCCTCGGCGTGGTACGACGCCAGCGTCATGACATCCGGCAGCATGATCCCGATCGCCACGTTGGCCAGCACGACGCCGACAGCGGCACCACGCCAGCCGTGCAGCAGCGTGAGCACCACCGACGGAACGACCATCAGGGACATCAGCACCTGGTGCGAAAGGCGATCCTGCGCTATGCCGGAGATCAGGAACAGCGCCACCACGGCTGCCGACCCGAGCATGCCATCCCTCGGCAGCCGCGGGCGGGCGGTCATCGGCTCCTCCCGGCGCAGCCACAGAAGCCCTGGGAGCGTGAACATCAGCATGCCCAGGTAGTCGCCCAGCCAATAACGCGTGAGCGCTTCCAGCGGCGTCAGTGCGGTATAGCCCTTGAACAGCGCATTCAATGCCATGTTGCACAAGGTGCTCCACAGCGCAAGCATCAAGGCCAGCGGCAGCAGCAGGTACTCCTGGTCCACCAGCCGCGGCAGCTGACGCCGTGCGGCATGCACGGCCAGCGCCACGCAGGGCATCAGCAGGAAGGGACTGGCGTACGCCCACACCGGGCTCGCGCCGCGCTCGACCATCGGCACGCGGATCACCAGCAACGCGGCTGCATCACCGGCGAGCAGATAGGGCCAGAGGCGATACGGCAGGAACAGCAAGGTCGCGGCGCGCAGCCCCGCCGGCAGGTACCACTGATCCATCGAACAGCGCCAAGCCAGCAGGAAGAAGGCACAGTAGCCCAAACTGAGCAGAGCGCCTTTGGCGATGTCTTTCCCCGCTGCCATTCCAACCGGTCCGTGGCGTGTGGGCGCCACTCTACAAGCGTGGTCGGCGCGTGAGGTAGACAGTTGCTTGGCTGCGCGCTT encodes the following:
- a CDS encoding MASE1 domain-containing protein yields the protein MAAGKDIAKGALLSLGYCAFFLLAWRCSMDQWYLPAGLRAATLLFLPYRLWPYLLAGDAAALLVIRVPMVERGASPVWAYASPFLLMPCVALAVHAARRQLPRLVDQEYLLLPLALMLALWSTLCNMALNALFKGYTALTPLEALTRYWLGDYLGMLMFTLPGLLWLRREEPMTARPRLPRDGMLGSAAVVALFLISGIAQDRLSHQVLMSLMVVPSVVLTLLHGWRGAAVGVVLANVAIGIMLPDVMTLASYHAEAFRVQIALAAAATGLFVFGSRLSAAFEHASYFRHQRQEAWQIAQASYLQAERTLRRRVVEYSDITVHINKLRTDIVAHLRSRGQHAAAMEMTRTGVIQAQLLDEYVTALYPLGIETHGLYAILRSVAMSNLCDTEFQCRLRGDPMQLSLGLQLVAYRCALNVIETLPPAKRHLIKGRVWRAGGGQGIVLCVVADASPLERGRTVVHDADWELAARLKVHGGTCRRRHAYCLSFLVSESVGEGLSLRR